Genomic window (Luteibacter yeojuensis):
ATGTCGGTGTCCGAGGCCGTGTCGGGCAGCGTCCCTCCGTGGCTGGTCGCCCCCCAGGCCTCGGCATCGCCGCGGGCGTTGACCATGCAGAACGCCCAACTGGATGCCTTGCACATCACGATGTTTCCATAGGCGGCAAACACCTTCGCTCGCTCAGACATATCGCCGCCTTGTGCCGCGAGGCCCCAGCTGACGGCCTTGCCACGACGCCGGGTGATGGCGCAGAAAGCCGCGCGGGCGCCGACGATCGATTTGACGCCGTCGTCGTCGACGATGCTTGCAAAGCGGTCCGATGGAATCGTGCCGCCATGGGCCGGATTCCCCCATGGAGCGATGAGTCTGTAATCGTCGTCGATCGCGCAGAACGCGGACATGGTGGCGACGATCCGGGTGACTATCATGCCGTCCAGCATTGCCTTCGCGGCCGCGCTGATTTCACCGCCGTTGGCGCGATTCCCCCAGGCATGAACCTTTCCGCTCCTTGTCAGCACGGCGAAGGCATCGAAGGTGGAGTAGATGGATTGGGGCGGATCGTTGTAGAGCGGCAGGTGTAGCGACGCCGGCACCTCACCCCCAAAGGCCGGATTCCCTATGGCCCCCAGCCACTCGCCGTTCGCCGAACGTTGCCCGTAGATGAAGGCGAACGCACCGCCATTGGCATAGACCGAGCGAACATTTCTCAGTTTCGCCACGTCGTGGTCCGGCGCGATATTCGCCCCCCAGGGAACGAGTCGGTTACCGTCCTCGTCCGGGACGAGGAGGGCGAAGTCGCGCTCGGTGGAGAAGACCTGGGTAGCCGGATCGGCGTCGACGAGGTAAGGGCGCACGGCCGCTGGAACGGTGGCGCCGTAGCCGTCGTTGAGTCCGATGACCAGAATGTTCCGGGACTCGGGATCCCGGATCGCGAAGGCTCCGCCGGTGGATACCAGGATCCGGTCGGACGGCTCGATCGAATAGAACGAGAAGTCGCCGTACTGTTTCATGAAGCTGTTGGCGTTCTCTTCGTCGCTGATGTTCTGGAAGCGACTTCCGGCTCCGGTGCCGCGTAATCGGGTATCCATACTATGCTCGACTCGTCCGCAAAGTTTATGTCCGTGTAAACCATCACTTGTACGAATACCGGCGCAATCCACTCCTTTCTTTCATGGGTGGCAACGACGACGTCGATCCGGGAGAAAGGCCCTGGTCTTCGGGAACGAAGACCTGGTTGTTGACATTGCCACCCCACAGTACATACGTGCCGTCCCTGTGCCGCGCGGCGAACGACGGGTCGACGCGGACCGTCGTCGGGTTGACTGGAGGCTGTCGCTTGATCGAATAGACCTCGATGATGCCGCGCCTCAGCTTCTCCGCGATTTCGGGGGGAACTTTCGGAATCTCGCCGGCGTCCAGCTGCGCGAGCGTCGCGCCCCAGACGGTGACGACACCTTCGGTGGTTCCCTGGTTCGCGAGCACGGCATAGGCACCGTTCGTGCAGTAGGTCGCCGTGATCTGGCTTGCCATCAAGGTCTGCCGCGTCGCGTCGGGCATGGTGCCGCCCCCGTTGGCCTGACCCCAGACCAGAAGCCGTTCGGTCAGGCCGAATTCGTCCTGGGCGAGGAAGAAGAAGCTGGTGTCGTTCGCGTAGACGCCGACATAAGCGTTGGCCAGGCGCAAGCTAGAGGTGACACGGTCCATCGATTGCGCGAAGCGCGCAGCGGCGGCATCGATAGCCGACTCGTCGTTCACGTCGACGCCATCGTCACGCATTTTTCCACGAAAGTACGAATGGATTCCGGGTTTGACGCCGGAGCCTTGCATCAGTGCACCGAAGTCGGCCGGGTGTTGATCGTCGCTGGCGACGAATCCTTCAGCATCCCTCGGAATCGTGCCTCCCGAGCCGGCCACTCCCCACGCTTCCGCCTGACCCTGGGCATTGATCATGCAGAAGGCCCATGTCGCGGCCCTGCACAGGACGATGTTGCCGCGTGCGGCGAAATCCAGCGCATTCGCGCTCATGTTCCCGCCTTGGGTGGCATTGCCCCAGCTGACTGCCTTGGCGCGCCCTTTGGTGATGGCGCAGAACGCGTGACGCGAAGCGATGACCGACTTGGCGCCGCCCTGGTCAAGGATCGCTTCGAGACGGTCGGCCGGAATGACACCGCCGTTGGTCGTGTTTCCCCAGGGTACGAACGTGCCATCGTCGTCGATGGCGCAGAATGCCGACATGTTGCTGATGATGCGGCGCGTCACCATGCCATCGAGCCGACTCTGTGCATCCGGCCGGATGGAGCCGCCGGAGTTGATGTTGCCCCAGGCATAAACGCGCCCTTTCTCGGTAAGGACAGCGAAGGCATCGTAGGTGGCGTAGATCGCGCGCGGTGGGTCCTCGACGAGTTTAAGGTGGATGGCGTCCGGAACGACGCTGCCGAACGCGGTGCCGCCAATCGCACCGATCCATTTGTTTTCCGCGTTCATCGTGCGGTAGATATAGGCAAAGGCACCCCCGTTGGCGTATACGGCGCGCAGGTTGCGCAGCCTGGTTATGTCGTAGTTGGCCGGGATGTTCCTGCCCCATACCAGCAATTGGTTGGTGGGACCCAGGGGGACCAGTGCGCCGAAATCGCGTTCCGTGGCATATAGCACGGTGGCCGGATTGTTCTGCAGGTACGTCTTGATGCTTTCCGGGACGAGGGCACCGAAATCGTTCTGGCCTTGCACGAACACATCCGAGCTCGGCGGATCGATCAGGGAAAAGGCGCCGCCGGTGGAGACGAAGATGCGGTCCGCCGGCTCGGGTACATAGAAGGAGAAATTGCCGTGCTGCTTCATGAAGCTGTTGGTGTTTTCCTCGTCGCTGATGTTCTGGAAGCCTGAGTCGACAAGCTTCCCCGGCGAAGAAACAGGTGCGCCGATTTCCCCGGCCATGGCCACGGGCGTTACCGTGAACACGATCGTCTTTCCGGCGTATTCCGCGAGGACACGGCATTCGAGCGTCGTAGCGACGACCTCACCGTCTACCGTCCATTGGTAGGTGCTTTGGCCCTCCGGATTCTCTTCTTCGTTCTCGTATTTGTAAGCACCTCTCAGCGTCCCTCCAACAATGGCTTCGCCGACGATCATCACGTCGCGGACGGTCGGAACGGCAAGAAGGGTATCTGGCGTATTCATGGCGGTGCCTCCATGGCAAAGGGGGGAGCCGGCGAGGCATGGCTGACCTGGCCGTCCAGCGAGGAAAGATCGAGTGCGGGTTCGCCCCAGGAGACCAGCATGCCGCCGGCCGTGAGAACGATCACATGGCGATCGGGCGCGTAGACGGCCACGGCGTCATGCCCGGCGTACCGACCGCTGTTGCGCCCCCACGACATGGCGCTTCCATCCGCGAGGATGGCGGCGAAAGTACCGTAGCCGCAGGTGACGACATCGATGGTGGTGTCGACAGGCGCCGTGCCGCCTTCGCCGGGTTCGCCCCAGCACGTCGGTGTGCCGTCGGCGGACAACGCCACGAAAGCCGTCGTGGATCCCAGGACATGCATGGCCTGGGTGACCGGCCCGGGAAGCTGTCCGCCGAAGCGGGGAAGACCCCAGGCGTGGACGGTGCCGTCACGCCGCAATGCCGCGAAGGCCTGGCTTGTCGCGGCAAGCCGGACGACGTCTTCCAACATCGGCGCGATCGGCTCCGGGATGCGTCCCCCCGAATCCGTGTCCCCCCACGCAGCGACGGTTCCCCGTGCAGTGATGGCGGCGAAAGCGTGATCGTTCGCCACCAGGGCGATGGCGCCGGCGGCGGCGTTGACGCGCATGCCATAGGGCCACGGCGCGCCCCAGGCGAACACCTTTCCGTCGCGCGTGCGTGCGGCGAAGGCGGCATCGCTTCCAACGACTTCGACGATATCTTCGAGTTCCGGTGCGATGGCTGGGGGAATTTGCGCGCCGCGATCGGAGGCACCCCATGCCACGACGCGGCCATCGGCGCGCAGCGCGACGAAGGCGCCGCCGCTGGCGACTATGCCGACGATATCGCGCAGCTGTGCCGCGACGGTCGAAGGAATGAGGCCGCCAGCCAGTGGATCGCCCCAGCCCGTGACGCTGCCGTGGGCAAGCAGGGCGGCATAGGCGGAACGCGTGGTAGCGACGTGGACGACGCCTTGCGCGTTCGCAGGCGGAAGGACGTCGGGGCTACCGTAGCCATACAGCGTTCCATCGTCCCTGACGATGCAGCCACCGTCCCATTGTGGATCGGTGTTATAGGTGCCTGCGACGTTACCGGGACGCAGTATCCAGGAGCCTATGACGGCACCACCCCTGCGCAGGCTCGCCGACAGCGGGACGTGGGGATGCGTATCGACGAACGACCGCGCGACCTCGGGTGACGAGTGCGCATACGACCAGACGACCTCGTCGGCCTGTTGTGCCGGGTGCGCGCTAAGGCGCAGTGGCTGACGGTAGTAAAAGGGTGCCGATCGCGACCTTCCGCCTCGAATGATCATTTCCGGAACTTTCATGCGGACGACGAGATCCACCGGCGCCGACATGGTGGAGCGATTACCGGCGCGATCGACGATGGCATAGGTGAAAACATGCCTGCCGTCGCCGGCGAGTTCCACCGCCGCGGCCTCGAATCGGATGCAGACCGACTGGCCGACGCCGTCCAGCGCCACCTCGGCCGCAAGAAGGTTTGGCGCACCGTCGAGGTAGCCGGACAGGGCATCGCCCGCCGCCTGGCGGAAGTATGGCGCCACCGTCGCGGGCAGATATGCGTTGCCCTGGTCGTCGAGCACGAGCTGCTCGGGCGTTACGCCGTTCTTGACGACGTCGTCGGCAAAGACGGGCGGCGGCAGGGTCGCGCCGCCGGGTGGCTGCTTGTCGATCCGGAACCTGTAGACGTTGGAGACGTAGGGGTTGCTTATCGCACTGCCTTGCGCGACATAGAGTTCGAAGGCCAGATCCTCGCCGGCGGCGACATTCAGCGGTGCAAGATCCAGGTAGAGCTCGATGTCACCGGGAAAGGTGCCGACGTCGACGATATCGCTCGCGGTGAGGCGGTCAGGATCGTCGGGATCGCCACCCGGACGCATGACGAACGCCTGCGCCTTATCGTCAGTGCTCCAGTTTTGCCACTTGGGACAGGTGACCAGGATCACGCTGTCGGCCATCGCCACGGGAATGACTTTTCCCGGTTCGTCGGGCCGCGCAGGGTCGACGATCAGGTCGATTGCCGAGGGTATGTCGGGATCGACGTCGATCGGAAAGAATGGCGTGTGCCCAAATACATCAAACGACCAGGCCATTGCCTGCTCCCGATGTGCACAAGGGCGCAAGAGATCGTCTTACCGCTTCGTGAAACGCCTGGCGTTCAGGGGTATCCATACCTTTTTTGCCTCCCTTCAAGAAGACGGCACCTCGGGCCGCGTGCGGGTGCGCATCCTGCGCTTCCCTTCGGCACGTCCCTCTGCTTTTGCGCTCCTGCTTCATCCGTGGCGTCCTGGCTTTCCCGCCGCGGCTCGGGTGTCGTGGATCAAGGCTATGCTTGTGCGCGAAAAAGAAAAATACCCTTGTTGGCATGCGATGAAGCGTCCGTTTGCGGACACGCGGGATGCATGTACCTGCGCATTTTTCGCCCCTTACGATGCAAGCCGCGCCTTGACGCGATATTCGACAGTAGCATTTCTGAGACACTGTCCGGATCCGGACAGTGCTCTTGGAAATCAACGTGAATGGCCGCCAAACGATCAGTCGGTCGCGTGGCGTTTCGGTGCCGTGCACATGGATCCCTGGCTGAAGCCAAACGCTCAGCGGATAGCGATAAGCCACAGCGCGGCGCCCTGGACCGGTGCCGCCGTCCAGTGCACGCGATAGGTTCCGGCCTTGTCGACCTGGCGCCAGGCGACCGCGCCTTGCACGCCGCTTTCGTCGGGCAGCTCGGTGAACGCGTCGATCAGTTGGAAGCCATCGCCCGGAGTGACGGTCATGCGCTTGACGCCGCCGTCGCCCCACCAGAAGGCGAGCAGGGTGGCGGGACCGTCCACGTGGATCTCGTCGCTGGAAACGACGAGTGCCGGCGCGGCGTACGACTGTGCGATGGCCTGCACGCGGGTGGCGTTGCGCACCTCGACGAAGGGCAGGGAGAGCTCGCCTTTCGGTTCGCCGGGTTTGACGATCGACACGCTGTGCCCGGGCCCCCCTTTACCGTCGAGCGCCACATAGGCCTTCACGTCGAAGCGTTCGCCGTAGTTCGCGTACGTCATCGCACGGCCGAGCGAGCGCCAGCGATTGAGGTAGGTGTCGGTTGGCGTCGAGCCGTTGCTCGTGTAGCCCGCGTTGAACACGACGAATACGCTGCCCGTGGATTGCGTGTCGACGGCGCGGGTCACGGCGGGACTCACCCCAAGGCCTTCGCCCTGGCCCAGGAAGACATGCGCGCCCAGCGCCGGCGGCGGCCCGGCAAGGGTCACCGCGGGGAGGATCGATAACAGTGCCGCGGCCAGCGCGGCGAACGGGCGACGAAGCATGGCGATTCTCCAAAAGTGATACTTGTAAGCGCGGCTGGCGTGAGCGACGCTTGGGGATGCGGGCCACGCACCTTGCGGTAACTCACGCGCGTCGCCGCAGGGGAGCTTCTCGTGGCCGACGAAACCGACTTCATGGACCTGTACGGCAAGCTGCGCCTGGAGCCGGGCTGCTCGCTCGAGGACTTCAAGCGCGCGTATCGCCGCAACGTGGCGATGTGGCATCCCGACCGCCGTCGCGGCTCGCGCGCGGACCAGCTTGCCGCGGCGCGGCTGCAACGGCTCACGGCGCAATACGGCGCGGCGATGGATTTCCATCGCCGGCACGGACGGTTGCCCGGCGCACCGTTGCCGGTGCGCAGGACGGAAGGGGCGCTGACGGAGCCCGGCATCGCCGAGGCTCTGGAACCCGCGATCCCCGCACCCAAGCCCGCAGCGGCATCGCCGATACGCGCGGGATATACCGGCCATGCCAGGCGTTGGTGGCTCGTGGCGATGGCGGCGGGTGCGGCCATCCTCGCCTGGTCGTCATGGCCGGCCGACCCGGCACCGGAAGCCGAGGCCCGTCCGGTCTCCGCACCGTCCATGGAGCGGGAGACGCCGCCCGCGCCCGTGCTTGCCCTCGGCATGACGCCGGAGGATGTGGTGGCCGTCGAAGGGGAGCCGACACGGCGCGGCGAGGAACGCTGGGAGTATGGCCCGTCGTGGATTCGCTTTGAACAGGGCGAGGTGGTCGACTGGTACAGCTCGCCGCTGCGCGTGCTCCACGTCGGCGCGACGCGGCCGGGGCGCTGACCGACCCACCCATGCGACGTCGCTCCCGCGAAGGCGGGCGCCCCGTGTCTTCCGGCGGACGCCCTCACCGTGCCCCGCGGCCGAACAGGACCACCTCCACCGTCTCGATCAGGATCACCATGTCGAGGAAGAGGTTGTGGTTCTTCACATAGAACAGGTCGTATTTCAGCTTTTCCGCCGCGTCCTCCTCGGAGGCGCCGTACGGATAACTTAGCTGCGCCCAGCCGGCCAGGCCGGGCTTGATGCTGTGGCGAAGGCTGTAGAAGCGGATCTTGGTTTGCAGGTCGGATACGAACTGCGGACGCTCCGGCCGGGGTCCCACGATGCTCATGTCGCCGCGGATCACGTTCCATAGCTGTGGCAGCTCGTCGAAACGAAGCTTGCGGCAGATGCGTCCCACACGGGTCACCCGATCGTCGTTGCTGGAGGCCCAGCGCGCGACACCGTCCATTTCCGCATCGGTGCGCATGCTGCGGAAC
Coding sequences:
- a CDS encoding J domain-containing protein produces the protein MADETDFMDLYGKLRLEPGCSLEDFKRAYRRNVAMWHPDRRRGSRADQLAAARLQRLTAQYGAAMDFHRRHGRLPGAPLPVRRTEGALTEPGIAEALEPAIPAPKPAAASPIRAGYTGHARRWWLVAMAAGAAILAWSSWPADPAPEAEARPVSAPSMERETPPAPVLALGMTPEDVVAVEGEPTRRGEERWEYGPSWIRFEQGEVVDWYSSPLRVLHVGATRPGR
- a CDS encoding RCC1 domain-containing protein; amino-acid sequence: MAWSFDVFGHTPFFPIDVDPDIPSAIDLIVDPARPDEPGKVIPVAMADSVILVTCPKWQNWSTDDKAQAFVMRPGGDPDDPDRLTASDIVDVGTFPGDIELYLDLAPLNVAAGEDLAFELYVAQGSAISNPYVSNVYRFRIDKQPPGGATLPPPVFADDVVKNGVTPEQLVLDDQGNAYLPATVAPYFRQAAGDALSGYLDGAPNLLAAEVALDGVGQSVCIRFEAAAVELAGDGRHVFTYAIVDRAGNRSTMSAPVDLVVRMKVPEMIIRGGRSRSAPFYYRQPLRLSAHPAQQADEVVWSYAHSSPEVARSFVDTHPHVPLSASLRRGGAVIGSWILRPGNVAGTYNTDPQWDGGCIVRDDGTLYGYGSPDVLPPANAQGVVHVATTRSAYAALLAHGSVTGWGDPLAGGLIPSTVAAQLRDIVGIVASGGAFVALRADGRVVAWGASDRGAQIPPAIAPELEDIVEVVGSDAAFAARTRDGKVFAWGAPWPYGMRVNAAAGAIALVANDHAFAAITARGTVAAWGDTDSGGRIPEPIAPMLEDVVRLAATSQAFAALRRDGTVHAWGLPRFGGQLPGPVTQAMHVLGSTTAFVALSADGTPTCWGEPGEGGTAPVDTTIDVVTCGYGTFAAILADGSAMSWGRNSGRYAGHDAVAVYAPDRHVIVLTAGGMLVSWGEPALDLSSLDGQVSHASPAPPFAMEAPP